From the genome of Elusimicrobiota bacterium, one region includes:
- a CDS encoding SBBP repeat-containing protein → MKRIRTVSIIGIFIFLFSTCLLADAWDPTDDIAVNGTVITPTTVEQSHGPHDLSATDTTDWFRIDMIAGTTYYFNTVGGSGDNYGELYSDSGGTNRVAYNDDSGGNLQFAFSYQAANTQTYYLKIRTYSVGGSWSGSLNYKYGNTAPILSWTGEANYTSDGLDPETGNTSTNFTYRVTYTDADNDVPLSGTPKVHIKKGGSEISGSPFTMTYISGNYNTGAIYKSEVNLATTGTDYTYYFEAQDSKGASATGLPTNPIDAPDVYAAVPAGFTGDFSQAGGSVYDGGSDDYGYGVAVDTISVGGPYIYVVGPSSNGVNDFDYFTIKYNASGVMLASATFNSGWEEVATDVVIDNSGNVYITGWSHNGIVGNCLTIKYNSNLVFQSSACIGTGGWAIGTGVVVDNSGNVFVICISYNFPNDDIVTIKYNNNLVFQSSVTFNNSYRETGNGITTDNLGNVYVTCISSNGATEDIAIVKYNSNLVFQSSIAFNGGYNDGGSDIIVDNTGNIYVTGNSFYTDDRTITIKYDSNMVFQSSAVFNLLGYWGSGIALDNTGNVYVTSYAEPKGQGVNYCLIKYNSNLVFQSSATFDSGSGNDDCSTDIAIDNSGNVYVTGWSNNGVNDDIRTIRYTSSLTPPNNAPTISSLTANPTSVSTGAVSVITCSASDPDGDTLSYAWSSASGTISGSGYQVNWTAPSSSGTYTITATVSDGKGGSASKSVNITVTAAQSGVSVSTYYIKGYVKNSNGTGIANVTMSLTGATVKSAATSSTGYYEFLNLAGKKSYTITPKKENWSFSPSNYTILLTANTEQNFTGIYLLVDSPVNIDIPLGENDKPVTIEMPKPNDAKIVVEEHSEKPKEQRGTVNPDKNEEVGIVFKPDKKPEEYIGQKFTIRIFNLVGELIEEFTKIPQTADDTWMKWLPKDIASGIYIVQVNGPGVKVHKKVAILR, encoded by the coding sequence ATGAAAAGAATCAGAACCGTCTCAATTATTGGAATTTTTATATTTTTATTTTCTACCTGTCTTTTGGCTGATGCCTGGGACCCAACAGATGATATAGCGGTTAATGGAACGGTCATTACTCCTACAACAGTAGAACAATCACATGGTCCACATGACTTATCTGCTACTGATACAACTGATTGGTTTAGGATAGATATGATTGCTGGAACTACATATTATTTTAATACTGTTGGTGGTTCCGGCGATAATTATGGTGAACTTTACAGCGACTCCGGCGGTACAAATCGTGTAGCATATAATGACGATAGCGGTGGAAATCTGCAATTCGCCTTTTCATATCAAGCTGCTAATACCCAGACATATTATTTGAAAATAAGAACATATTCTGTTGGTGGAAGTTGGTCTGGCTCGCTTAACTATAAGTACGGTAACACCGCGCCGATACTTTCATGGACCGGTGAGGCAAATTATACATCAGATGGGCTTGACCCTGAAACAGGCAATACATCAACAAACTTTACTTATCGTGTAACTTATACAGATGCGGATAATGATGTGCCTCTCAGCGGGACTCCAAAAGTGCATATCAAAAAAGGCGGCTCTGAAATTTCAGGTAGTCCGTTTACGATGACATACATTTCAGGAAATTACAACACCGGTGCGATTTACAAAAGCGAGGTGAACCTCGCTACTACAGGAACTGATTACACATACTATTTTGAAGCACAGGATTCAAAAGGTGCTTCTGCAACAGGGCTACCGACAAACCCGATAGATGCGCCTGATGTTTATGCTGCTGTTCCTGCGGGCTTCACTGGTGATTTTTCACAGGCAGGTGGTAGCGTGTATGATGGTGGAAGTGATGACTATGGCTATGGTGTAGCAGTAGATACAATTTCTGTTGGTGGACCTTACATTTATGTTGTAGGCCCTTCTTCAAATGGTGTCAATGACTTTGATTATTTCACAATAAAATATAATGCTTCCGGTGTAATGCTTGCTTCTGCAACATTTAATAGTGGCTGGGAGGAGGTGGCTACAGATGTAGTAATAGATAATTCAGGTAATGTATATATTACTGGTTGGTCGCATAACGGCATAGTTGGGAACTGTCTCACAATCAAATACAATAGTAATTTGGTGTTTCAGTCGTCGGCTTGTATTGGAACCGGTGGATGGGCTATCGGCACAGGTGTAGTTGTAGATAATTCAGGAAATGTTTTTGTTATATGTATTTCATACAATTTCCCAAATGACGATATTGTAACAATAAAATATAACAATAATTTAGTGTTTCAATCCTCTGTTACATTTAATAATAGTTACCGTGAAACAGGGAATGGTATTACAACAGATAATTTGGGAAATGTATATGTTACATGTATCTCGTCAAATGGCGCAACTGAAGATATTGCCATAGTGAAATATAACTCTAACTTAGTTTTCCAGTCATCAATCGCATTTAATGGTGGTTATAATGACGGAGGTAGTGATATTATTGTGGATAATACGGGCAATATTTATGTTACAGGGAATTCATTTTATACTGATGACCGAACTATTACAATAAAATATGATTCCAACATGGTATTTCAGTCCTCGGCTGTGTTTAATCTATTGGGGTATTGGGGCAGTGGAATAGCGTTGGATAATACTGGTAATGTTTATGTTACATCATATGCAGAACCTAAAGGTCAAGGCGTTAATTATTGCCTAATAAAATACAATTCTAATCTGGTATTTCAATCATCAGCAACATTTGATAGTGGTAGTGGTAATGATGATTGTAGTACTGATATAGCAATAGACAATTCAGGCAATGTTTATGTTACGGGTTGGTCAAATAACGGCGTAAATGATGACATTCGCACAATAAGGTATACCTCATCTTTAACACCGCCTAACAATGCACCTACAATATCATCCCTTACGGCAAACCCGACAAGTGTTTCTACAGGTGCGGTTTCTGTGATTACTTGTTCTGCATCAGACCCTGATGGCGATACATTGAGTTATGCGTGGAGTTCTGCGAGTGGCACGATTTCTGGTAGTGGCTATCAAGTCAACTGGACTGCGCCATCATCTTCAGGCACCTATACAATCACTGCTACTGTTTCTGATGGCAAAGGCGGTAGTGCTTCAAAAAGTGTAAACATAACTGTAACTGCTGCACAATCAGGTGTTAGTGTTTCCACTTACTACATCAAGGGCTATGTGAAGAATAGTAATGGCACAGGGATTGCGAATGTGACAATGAGTTTAACAGGCGCAACTGTAAAATCTGCGGCTACAAGTTCAACAGGGTATTATGAATTTCTGAATTTAGCCGGTAAGAAAAGTTATACAATAACACCTAAAAAAGAAAACTGGAGTTTTAGCCCGTCAAATTATACTATTCTGCTTACTGCAAATACAGAACAGAATTTTACCGGTATATATCTTTTAGTTGATAGCCCTGTAAATATAGATATTCCATTAGGCGAAAACGATAAGCCAGTAACAATAGAAATGCCAAAACCAAATGATGCAAAAATAGTAGTTGAAGAGCATTCTGAAAAACCTAAAGAGCAGCGCGGTACTGTTAATCCTGATAAGAATGAAGAAGTTGGGATTGTATTCAAGCCGGACAAAAAACCGGAAGAGTATATCGGGCAGAAATTTACTATACGGATATTTAATTTAGTTGGTGAACTTATAGAAGAGTTCACAAAAATACCACAGACTGCAGATGATACATGGATGAAATGGCTACCGAAAGATATTGCGTCTGGTATTTATATTGTTCAGGTTAATGGACCCGGTGTAAAGGTTCACAAGAAGGTAGCAATATTGAGGTAA